From the genome of Nitrososphaerales archaeon, one region includes:
- a CDS encoding 4Fe-4S binding protein: MKLKLVYSHENVKKPILAKIVLKTNLLINIIEAKVTANMGEMIIDIPSEGEQLREVIDYLRSEGVTVKEVVRTIEIDHDRCIACGACVSSCPADAIKQNEDWSVRFIEENCIGCRICVYACPVRVIQALGD, translated from the coding sequence ATGAAGTTAAAACTCGTATATTCACACGAAAATGTAAAGAAGCCGATCCTGGCGAAGATCGTGCTCAAGACGAATCTTCTCATAAATATCATCGAGGCGAAGGTTACAGCGAATATGGGAGAGATGATAATCGATATACCTAGTGAAGGTGAACAGTTAAGGGAAGTGATAGATTATTTGAGGAGTGAGGGTGTCACAGTTAAAGAAGTGGTTCGGACGATCGAAATCGATCACGATAGATGTATAGCCTGTGGTGCCTGTGTATCATCATGCCCCGCAGACGCTATCAAGCAGAATGAGGATTGGAGTGTGAGGTTCATCGAAGAGAATTGTATCGGTTGTCGAATATGTGTCTATGCATGCCCAGTTAGAGTGATACAGGCACTCGGTGATTGA